The Podospora pseudocomata strain CBS 415.72m chromosome 1 map unlocalized CBS415.72m_1, whole genome shotgun sequence genome has a segment encoding these proteins:
- a CDS encoding uncharacterized protein (COG:U; EggNog:ENOG503NY82) yields MPSRKFEILYKEARLNLEPASPSSIVQLRVAPQSAYGRASSNRTSTDDEKGYRSRSLATASSIYYRKHHKSPRAFLWRVLENGTILSIRVADVCKQQQVVDAPLILNLRFPSAIHSSCIDFADPKDTDSLCVFVVDQSNQLYSITLRPELFRNKTTSDGGLGDACRVYSPPGFGFKHPHRLAVVNSDQFIVTMHDGGILKFDRNKTHDVHASPWKETIYNVAGWGQSLRGLVPFQRNPTVRYEKINMELTAAVSTAVATMGLENTAFLFTICLDHRMRVWDVRTGSILYTGDILNANRDVQEGSSWNINPSQSNLIRIEEGARGECLVTTFSPVGNGEFKFWKVKANDQGSIHVADYFPGQQLIPPSPSSMDVWSMADFAVMGKTEGPELWALWKNNTSYRVHRLQIHPRNGNRCFDDGWKTVYIENSAPTVGASGPWNSIDSTEKWLDLIFFPGRFSKATLETALAVYEKGLGTYKETSSRAGKSIVESICSVLGSTAALGKTSAGGADYEQFRGTSETQWMRFWRLLLELDKQRGEALALIYDPEEEMVWIACADLLAAVRECSDMDRVYHNLSSPEKKDEDVAALVAAGLTFVEGFNDSTSQLSHAALRAELFQESSLPDSERMQLFLDRAGFWSSVGDDDIAQVTDILGQNYRTVTSRLYEDLFDLITATSDANSQELREQFTGFGRKVIVRSVQDAVELHRRVLFSQLVLLVHMEFDIENEEESPLHSRFDVGSIYRRLIGALRRLEHLRWMVKTELNIPARVAVVSGVSSPQLAKRGQEETHTVTALEGLTGHLYGLPEDSNEPLISAITDLVLDLCAPGSTTILQTCLLQCGLLKHDRPDLALELKPFADQDPFSIYIQGRVFLAHKDYDTAAYYFRRAAIGLSITMKHMDRHSSGLLDDTEWNLLNSGLPNYYSHIVSLFERQKAYSYVVEFSRLALQFVQTGALDTASIKTEMLSRLFTASTAISHFEEAHSALLQMQDEALQRSYLRKLVEKMCETGQNKQLISLPFSGLQPKVDDILLEKCKATRDVLSGVPYHQILYAWRISHNDYRGGAAILLDRLQKLRQAGEGDKINSVNGDALDTQVTRQYLLLINALNCVPPEEAYILEDVSSEEKSTPPAHRINNGGGGGDDLDAQLEDLSKKLDVENGVDGEEEEDAALVAKMKSFLSRPAEGQAPRKLLTLADIRKNYQLELDRIVAIQNNQFGIMGEGDEDVDMMDIA; encoded by the exons ATGCCCTCCAGGAAGTTTGAGATACTCTACAAAGAGGCGCGATTGAATCTAGAGCCTGCTTCGCCATCGTCTATTGTGCAGCTCCGCGTCGCACCGCAAAGCGCCTACGGACGGGCGAGCTCAAACCGAACCAGcaccgacgacgagaagGGCTACCGGTCAAGGAGCCTTGCGACTGCCTCCTCCATCTACTACCGAAAACACCACAAGTCTCCCAGAGCATTCCTCTGGCGTGTCCTCGAAAATGGCACCATTCTCAGCATTCGCGTCGCCGATGTTTGCAAGCAGCAACAAGTCGTCGATGCGCCATTGATTCTCAACCTTCGCTTCCCTTCTGCGATACACAGTTCATGCATCGACTTTGCAGACCCAAAGGATACCGATTCGCTGTGCGTCTTCGTTGTCGACCAGTCGAACCAGCTGTACTCGATCACACTGCGACCTGAGCTCTTCCGCAACAAGACAACGAGTGATGGGGGGCTGGGAGATGCTTGCCGGGTATACTCGCCGCCAGGGTTTGGGTTTAAGCACCCGCATCGCCTTGCGGTTGTCAACTCTGATCAGTTTATCGTCACTATGCATGACGGCGGCATCTTGAAGTTTGACAGAAACAAGACACACGATG TACATGCGTCGCCTTGGAAAGAAACCATTTACAATGTTGCCGGCTGGGGACAAAGTCTGCGTGGGCTTGTTCCCTTCCAGCGAAACCCGACGGTCCGATACGAAAAGATCAACATGGAGTTGACAGCGGCCGTATCGACAGCAGTGGCGACCATGGGACTCGAAAACACCGCCTTTCTATTCACGATTTGCTTAGATCACAGAATGAGGGTGTGGGACGTGCGCACAGGTTCAATCTTATACACTGGCGACATCTTGAATGCGAATAGGGATGTGCAGGAAGGGTCGTCATGGAACATCAATCCTTCGCAGAGCAACCTAATCCGAATAGAGGAAGGCGCTCGTGGCGAGTGTCTGGTTACGACCTTTTCGCCTGTCGGTAACGGCGAGTTCAAGTTCTGGAAAGTCAAGGCCAACGATCAGGGGTCGATTCATGTTGCCGACTACTTCCCAGGCCAGCAATTGATTCCTCCGAGCCCATCCTCGATGGATGTCTGGTCAATGGCCGACTTCGCCGTCATGGGCAAAACAGAAGGGCCGGAACTCTGGGCTTTGTGgaagaacaacaccagctATCGCGTGCACAGGCTGCAAATACACCCACGGAACGGCAATCGGTGCTTTGATGACGGGTGGAAGACGGTTTATATTGAAAACTCGGCACCAACAGTCGGAGCTTCGGGGCCATGGAACTCGATCGACTCCACTGAGAAATGGCTCGATCTTATCTTCTTCCCTGGGAGATTCTCCAAGGCTACGCTTGAAACTGCCCTGGCCGTTTATGAGAAGGGACTGGGTACCTACAAGGAGACATCTTCAAGAGCCGGCAAGAGTATTGTAGAGTCCATCTGTTCTGTTCTGGGGTCCACGGCGGCATTGGGAAAGACCTCAGCCGGCGGTGCTGATTACGAGCAGTTCAGGGGTACAAGCGAAACGCAGTGGATGCGGTTTTGGCGTCTTTTGCTTGAGCTTGACAAGCAAAGGGGCGAAGCTCTTGCACTGATATATGATCCGGAGGAAGAAATGGTGTGGATTGCATGCGCAGACTTGCTTGCTGCCGTAAGGGAATGCAGTGATATGGACCGTGTTTATCACAATCTTTCGAGTccagagaagaaggatgaggatgtcgCTGCTCTGGTTGCTGCCGGTCTCACATTTGTGGAAGGTTTCAACGACAGTACATCCCAACTAAGCCACGCTGCCCTTCGAGCCGAGTTGTTCCAAGAGTCTTCGCTGCCGGACAGTGAAAGGATGCAGCTATTCCTAGATCGGGCAGGGTTTTGGTCATCGGTCGGGGATGACGATATCGCCCAAGTCACCGACATTCTTGGTCAGAACTACCGGACAGTAACCTCTCGTCTGTATGAGGATCTGTTTGATTTGATCACAGCCACGAGCGACGCCAACTCACAGGAGCTTAGAGAGCAATTCACTGGGTTTGGGCGGAAGGTCATTGTCCGCTCTGTTCAAGATGCAGTCGAGCTTCACCGGAGAGTTCTCTTCAGTCAGCTGGTACTTCTCGTTCACATGGAGTTTGATATCGAAAATGAAGAGGAAAGCCCACTTCACTCGCGGTTCGACGTGGGTTCCATCTACCGGCGATTAATCGGGGCTCTCCGAAGACTGGAGCATCTGAGGTGGATGGTCAAGACAGAGCTGAACATTCCAGCCAGAGTTGCGGTGGTGTCTGGTGTTTCTTCTCCTCAGTTAGCCAAGCGTGGACAGGAGGAGACACACACTGTGACTGCCCTGGAGGGGCTTACAGGTCACCTCTATGGGTTGCCAGAAGATAGCAATGAGCCACTAATTTCCGCCATCACGGACCTGGTATTGGACCTCTGCGCCCCTGGCAGCACGACCATCCTCCAGACGTGCCTTCTCCAATGCGGCCTGCTCAAACATGACCGACCAGATCTTGCACTCGAGCTCAAGCCGTTCGCCGACCAGGATCCCTTTTCCATTTATATCCAAGGTCGTGTCTTCCTTGCACACAAGGATTACGACACCGCTGCCTACTACTTCAGAAGAGCAGCCATTGGCCTCAGCATCACCATGAAGCACATGGATCGCCACAGCTCCGGCCTCCTCGACGATACAGAATGGAACCTCCTTAACAGTGGGCTCCCCAATTACTACAGCCATATCGTCTCTCTCTTCGAACGCCAAAAGGCTTACTCGTACGTCGTGGAGTTTTCCCGCCTGGCTCTTCAATTCGTGCAAACCGGTGCGCTGGACACAGCAAGCATTAAGACTGAAATGCTGAGCCGTCTGTTCACCGCCTCCACGGCCATCTCCCACTTTGAGGAAGCCCACTCTGCTCTCCTCCAAATGCAGGACGAAGCCCTGCAGAGATCCTACCTCCGCAAGCTCGTCGAGAAGATGTGCGAGACGGGCCAAAACAAGCAACTCATCAGCCTCCCCTTTTCCGGTCTGCAGCCCAAGGTGGatgacatcctcctcgagaaGTGCAAAGCCACCCGCGACGTCCTCAGCGGGGTACCCTACCACCAGATCCTCTACGCCTGGAGAATCAGCCACAACGATTACCGCGGTGGCGCCGCCATCCTGCTCGACAGGCTCCAAAAGCTCCGCCAGGCAGGCGAGGGCGACAAGATCAATAGCGTCAACGGCGACGCGCTGGACACGCAGGTCACGAGGCAGTATCTTCTTTTGATCAACGCGTTGAACTGCGTGCCGCCCGAGGAAGCTTACATTCTGGAGGATGTCTCTTCCGAGGAgaaatcaaccccccccgcTCATAGAATTaacaacggcggcggtggtggtgatgacctcGACGCGCAGCTGGAGGATCTCTCCAAGAAGCTCGATGTCGAGAacggggtggatggggaggaggaggaggacgcgGCGCTGGTTGCAAAGATGAAGTCGTTCTTGTCGAGGCCGGCGGAGGGGCAGGCGCCGAGGAAGCTGCTGACACTGGCGGACATTAGGAAGAACTACCAGCTCGAGCTGGACAGGATTGTGGCGATTCAGAATAATCAGTTTGGCATcatgggggagggtgacgaAGACGTGGACATGATGGATATTGCTTAG
- the vps26 gene encoding Vacuolar protein sorting-associated protein 26 (COG:U; BUSCO:EOG092632FC; EggNog:ENOG503NUY1): MSYFFATPVDIDIVLEDADERSMVDVKLDKNRREKAPLYNDGESVKGAITIRPKDGKRLEHTGIKVQFIGTIEMFFDRGNHYEFLSLVQELAAPGELQHPQTFDFNFKNVEKQYESYNGINVKLRYFVRVTVSRRMADVIREKDIWVYSYRIPPEMNSSIKMDVGIEDCLHIEFEYSKSKYHLKDVIVGRIYFLLVRLKIKHMELSIIRRETTGAAPNQYNESETLVRFEIMDGSPSRGETIPIRLFLGGFDLTPTFRDVNKKFSTRYYLSLVLIDEDARRYFKQSEIILYRQAPELTNGPDGLPAPTEDRITTVPAKRKEGTSSD, encoded by the exons ATGTCGTACTTCTTTGCAACCCCCGTCGATATCGACATAGTGCTAGAAGATGCCGACGAGAGGTCAATGGTCGATGTCAAGCTTGATAAGAACCGACGGGAGAAGGCACCCTTGTACAACGACGGCGAATCCGTCAAAGGCGCCATCACAATACGGCCAAAAGATGGCAAGCGGCTAGAGCACACAGGCATCAAGGTCCAGTTCATCGGCACAATCG AGATGTTCTTCGACCGTGGCAACCACTACGAATTCCTCTCTCTCGTCCAAGAACTCGCCGCCCCAGGCGAACTCCAACACCCACAGACCTTCGATTTCAACTTCAAGAATGTCGAGAAGCAGTACGAGTCTTACAACGGCATCAACGTCAAGCTGCGCTACTTTGTCCGTGTCACGGTATCCCGTCGCATGGCCGACGTCATTCGCGAAAAGGACATTTGGGTCTACAGCTATCGCATCCCCCCCGAGAtgaacagcagcatcaagatGGACGTTGGTATCGAGGACTGCCTGCACATCGAGTTTGAGTACAGCAAGAGCAAGTACCACCTCAAGGATGTGATTGTGGGGCGCATCTACTTCTTGCTTGTGCGCCTAAAGATTAAACACATGGAGTTGAGCATCATCCGCCGAGAGACGACGGGAGCGGCGCCTAACCAATATAACGAGAGTGAGACGCTGGTTCGGTTTGAG ATCATGGACGGGTCGCCATCAAGAGGAGAAACGATACCTATCAGGCTGTTCCTGGGCGGGTTTGACCTAACACCAACGTTCAGAGATGTCAACAAGAAGTTCTCCACGAGATACTACCTCAGTCTCGTCCTTATTGACGAAG ACGCGAGGAGATATTTCAAGCAATCAGAGATCATCCTGTATCGTCAAGCCCCGGAACTCACCAACGGGCCAGATGGCCTACCAGCCCCAACAGAGGATAGAATTACCACTGTGCCGGC gaaaaggaaggaagggaCCAGTTCGGATTGA
- the RPL9B gene encoding 60S ribosomal protein L9B (EggNog:ENOG503NWQY; COG:J), protein MRYIHSEETIEVPENVKISIKSRLVTVEGPRGKLTKDLSHIAVNFSVIKKGVIGLEIHHGNRKNVAALRTVRTLINNLIIGVTKGFKYKMRYVYAHFPINVNLDVNKETGNHVVEIRNFVGEKLVRTVVMQPGVEVEASKAQKDELILQGNSLEAVSQSAADIQQICRVRNKDIRKFLDGIYVSEKGNVEEE, encoded by the exons ATGCGTTACATCCACAGTGAGGAGACCATCGAGGTCCCGGAGAACG TCAAGATCTCCATCAAGTCGAGACTTGTAACGGTTGAGGGGCCCCGTG gcaagctcaccaaggACCTGAGCCACATCGCCGTCAACTTCTCCGTCATCAAGAAGGGCGTTATTGGCCTCGAGATCCACCATGGCAACCGCAAGAACGTTGCCGCTCTCCGCACCGTCCGCACCCTTATCAACAACTTGATCATCGGTGTCACCAAGGGCTTCAAGTACAAGATGCGTTACGTCTATGCCCATTTCCCCATCAACGTCAACCTTGACGTCAACAAGGAGACTGGCAACCACGTCGTCGAGATCCG CAACTTCGTCGGTGAGAAGCTCGTCCGCACTGTCGTGATGCAGCccggtgttgaggttgaggcctCCAAGGCTCAGAAGGATGAGCTCATCCTCCAGGGTAACTCACTCGAGGCTGTTTCCCAGAGCGCCGCCGATATCCAGCAGATCTGCAGAGTGCGGAACAAGGATATCCGTAAG TTCTTGGACGGTATCTACGTCTCCGAGAAGGGCAACGTTGAGGAGGAGTAA
- the rhp51 gene encoding RecA recombinase Rhp51 (EggNog:ENOG503NU4I; COG:L): MSAHEEYDESAMADGGPNPGAPTPLAALEGVAGLTKRDIQMIIEGGYNTVESVAYTPRRVLEQIKGISEQKAQKILTEASKLVPMGFTTATEMHQRRSELISITTGSKNLDTLLAGGIETGSVTEIFGEFRTGKSQICHTLAVTCQLPFDMGGGEGKCMYIDTEGTFRPVRLLAVANRYGLSGEEVLDNVAYARAYNSDHQLQLLNQAAAMMCETRFSLLIVDSATSLYRTDFLGRGELSSRQTHLAKFMRTLQRLADEFGIAVVITNQVVAQVDGGPSAMFNPDPKKPIGGNIIAHASTTRISLKKGRAETRIAKIYDSPCLPESDCLFAIGEDGIGDPAPKDMEKN; the protein is encoded by the exons ATGTCGGCTCACGAGGAATACGATGAATCAGCGATGGCGGATGGGGGACCCAACCCTGGCGCGCCCACACCCCTCGCAGCCTTGGAG GGCGTTGCAGGTCTGACTAAACGTGACATTCAAATGATCATCGAGGGAGGCTACAACACGGTTGAGTCCGTCGCCTATACACCAAGGAGGGTACTTGAACAGATCAAGGGTATCTCGGAACAGAAAGCTCAAAAGATCCTCACTGAAGCTTCGAAACTCGTTCCCATGGGCTTCACTACTGCTACGGAAATGCATCAGCGTCGCAGTGagctcatctccatcacgaCGGGCTCCAAGAACCTTGACACACTGTTGGCTGGTGGCATCGAAACCGGCAGCGTAACTGAAATCTTCGGCGAGTTTCGCACGGGAAAGTCACAAATCTGCCACACACTGGCCGTGACATGTCAGTTGCCTTTTGATATGGGTGGCGGTGAGGGAAAGTGCATGTACATCGACACAGAAGGCACCTTTCGCCCCGTCCGTCTTCTTGCTGTGGCCAATCGATATGGTCtttctggggaagaggttCTCGACAATGTCGCCTATGCAAGAGCGTACAACTCGGATCATCAACTGCAGTTATTGAATCAAGCAGCCGCCATGATGTGCGAGACACGATTCAGTCTTCTGATTGTTGACTCAGCCACCTCGCTCTACCGAACTGACTTTTTGGGTCGTGGTGAGCTCAGCTCTCGTCAGACCCATCTCGCCAAGTTCATGCGTACTCTTCAGCGTCTTGCTGATGAGTTCGGGATTGCTGTCGTTATTACGAACCAGGTGGTGGCACAGGTCGATGGCGGTCCATCAGCCATGTTCAACCCCGACCCCAAGAAGCCCATCGGCGGCAACATCATCGCACATGCCAGTACAACACGCATCAGTTTAAAGAAGGGAAGGGCTGAGACAAGAATAGCCAAGATTTACGACAGCCCTTGTCTGCCAGAGAGTGACTGTCTTTTCGCGATTGGCGAAGATGGTATCGGGGACCCGGCTCCCAAGGACATGGAGAAGAACTGA